A window of the Actinobacillus genomosp. 1 genome harbors these coding sequences:
- the fabG gene encoding 3-oxoacyl-ACP reductase FabG: MQGKIALVTGATRGIGKAIAEELVAKGATVIGTATSEKGAESISAYLGEHGKGLVLNVTDAASIEAVLAQIKADFGDVDILVNNAGITRDGLLMRMKEDDWFDIIQTNLTSVYRLSKAVLRPMMKKGGRIITIGSVVGSMGNPGQTNYCAAKAGLVGFSKSLAKEVASRGITVNVVAPGFIATDMTDELNEDQKQAILSQIPAGQLGSAQDIAKAVAFLASDDAKYITGETIHVNGGLYMN, translated from the coding sequence ATGCAAGGTAAAATCGCATTAGTAACGGGTGCAACTCGTGGTATTGGTAAAGCTATCGCAGAAGAATTGGTAGCAAAAGGTGCAACCGTGATTGGTACTGCAACATCGGAAAAAGGCGCGGAAAGTATTTCTGCATACTTAGGCGAACATGGCAAAGGTTTAGTTTTAAACGTAACGGATGCAGCTTCTATCGAAGCCGTTTTAGCTCAAATTAAAGCGGATTTCGGTGATGTTGATATTTTAGTAAACAATGCGGGTATCACTCGTGACGGTTTATTGATGCGTATGAAAGAAGACGATTGGTTCGACATTATTCAAACCAACTTAACTTCCGTATATCGCTTATCTAAAGCGGTATTACGTCCAATGATGAAAAAAGGCGGACGTATCATTACGATCGGTTCGGTAGTCGGCTCAATGGGTAACCCGGGTCAAACTAACTACTGTGCGGCAAAAGCGGGTTTAGTCGGCTTTTCGAAATCATTAGCGAAAGAAGTCGCTTCTCGTGGTATTACGGTAAACGTTGTTGCACCGGGCTTTATCGCAACCGATATGACAGACGAATTAAACGAAGATCAAAAGCAAGCGATCTTAAGCCAAATTCCGGCAGGTCAATTAGGTTCTGCACAAGATATTGCCAAAGCGGTCGCATTTTTAGCAAGTGATGATGCGAAATACATCACCGGCGAAACCATCCATGTAAACGGTGGTTTATATATGAACTAA
- the ispB gene encoding octaprenyl diphosphate synthase: protein MTTLLTLEQIQTLAKKDMQAVDAEILAQLNSEVVLINQLGHYIIAGGGKRIRPLIAVLAANALGYTGNKHITCAAFIEFVHTATLLHDDVVDESDMRRGRATANAAFGNAASVLVGDFIYTRSFQMMTSVDSLEVLKVMSAATNALAEGEVQQLMNVNDPNTTEANYMRVIYNKTARLFEAATQCVAIVAGVEKSLETALKDYGCYLGTAFQLIDDILDYSAKAESFGKNVGDDFVEGKPTLPLLHAMHAAQAKGNQAQVDLIRAAIENGGEREQIPAVLAIMAEYQSLEYAMTRAKQEAQKAVDALTVLPESEYKQALISLAYLSVDRSY, encoded by the coding sequence ATGACAACGCTATTAACACTTGAACAAATTCAAACACTGGCAAAAAAAGATATGCAAGCGGTAGATGCGGAAATTCTCGCACAGCTTAACTCGGAAGTCGTGTTAATTAACCAATTGGGTCATTATATTATTGCCGGCGGCGGCAAACGTATTCGCCCGTTAATTGCGGTACTTGCCGCTAACGCATTAGGTTATACCGGTAACAAGCACATTACTTGCGCTGCCTTTATCGAATTTGTACATACCGCCACCCTCTTACACGATGATGTGGTTGATGAATCTGATATGCGTCGCGGTCGCGCTACGGCAAATGCCGCATTCGGTAATGCCGCAAGCGTATTAGTCGGTGATTTCATTTACACGCGTTCATTCCAAATGATGACCAGTGTCGATTCGCTTGAAGTATTAAAAGTGATGTCCGCCGCCACTAATGCTCTTGCTGAAGGCGAAGTACAACAATTAATGAATGTGAATGACCCGAATACTACCGAAGCGAATTATATGCGTGTTATCTACAATAAAACCGCACGTTTATTTGAAGCGGCGACACAATGCGTTGCAATTGTAGCAGGTGTGGAAAAATCACTTGAAACGGCGTTGAAAGATTACGGTTGTTACCTCGGTACCGCCTTCCAATTAATTGATGATATTTTAGATTACTCGGCAAAAGCGGAAAGCTTCGGCAAAAATGTCGGTGATGATTTCGTTGAAGGCAAACCGACTTTACCATTGTTACACGCAATGCACGCCGCACAAGCGAAAGGTAATCAAGCACAAGTGGATTTAATTCGTGCTGCAATTGAAAACGGTGGAGAACGTGAACAAATTCCTGCCGTATTAGCAATTATGGCGGAATACCAATCACTTGAGTATGCAATGACTCGAGCTAAACAAGAAGCACAGAAAGCGGTTGATGCACTTACAGTTTTACCGGAAAGCGAATACAAACAAGCATTAATTTCTCTGGCTTATTTATCGGTCGATCGTTCGTATTAA
- the rplU gene encoding 50S ribosomal protein L21 — protein sequence MYAVFQSGGKQHRVSEGQVVRLEKLEIATGEKVEFDSVLMVVNGEDVKIGAPVVAGAKVVAEVVAQGRGDKVKIVKFRRRKHSRKQQGHRQWFTEVKITGIQA from the coding sequence ATGTACGCAGTTTTCCAAAGTGGCGGCAAACAACACCGAGTGAGCGAAGGTCAAGTAGTTCGTTTAGAAAAACTTGAAATTGCAACTGGTGAGAAAGTTGAATTTGACTCAGTGTTAATGGTCGTTAACGGTGAAGATGTTAAAATTGGTGCACCAGTAGTTGCTGGAGCAAAAGTAGTGGCTGAAGTTGTAGCACAAGGTCGTGGCGATAAAGTTAAAATCGTTAAGTTCCGTCGTCGTAAACACAGCCGTAAACAACAAGGTCATCGTCAGTGGTTCACAGAAGTGAAAATCACTGGGATTCAAGCATAA
- a CDS encoding epoxyqueuosine reductase QueH translates to MTEQNQQPLEHKQALQQKKKLTRKGKDPNAPFVREKLTLPGGHNKLLLHSCCAPCSGEVMEAIHASGIEFTIYFYNPNIHPMKEYLIRKEENIRFAEKWGIPFIDFDDDYENDRREWFKKAEGMEWEPERGIRCTMCFDMRFEKAAEYAHNNGFPVYTSCLGISRWKDMNQINDCGHRAAAKFDDVVYWDYNWRKGGGSQRMIEISKRERFYQQEYCGCVYSLRDSNKWRLETGRQRIEIGKLYYSPD, encoded by the coding sequence ATGACAGAACAAAACCAACAACCTTTAGAACATAAACAAGCGTTGCAACAAAAGAAAAAGCTAACGCGTAAAGGCAAAGATCCGAACGCACCTTTTGTGCGTGAAAAATTAACGCTTCCGGGCGGACATAACAAATTATTACTGCACTCTTGCTGTGCGCCTTGTTCCGGTGAAGTAATGGAAGCAATTCATGCATCGGGTATTGAATTTACCATTTACTTCTATAATCCGAATATTCACCCAATGAAAGAATACCTGATTCGCAAAGAAGAAAATATTCGTTTTGCCGAGAAATGGGGAATTCCGTTTATTGATTTCGATGATGATTACGAAAATGACCGCCGTGAATGGTTTAAAAAAGCGGAAGGAATGGAGTGGGAACCGGAGCGTGGTATTCGTTGTACGATGTGCTTTGATATGCGTTTCGAAAAAGCGGCGGAATATGCGCATAACAACGGCTTTCCGGTTTATACCAGCTGTTTAGGTATTTCTCGTTGGAAAGATATGAACCAAATCAACGATTGCGGACATCGTGCGGCGGCAAAATTTGATGATGTGGTTTATTGGGATTACAACTGGCGTAAGGGTGGTGGTTCACAACGTATGATCGAAATCAGTAAACGTGAACGTTTCTACCAGCAAGAATACTGCGGTTGTGTCTATTCTTTACGCGATTCGAATAAATGGCGTTTAGAAACCGGTCGTCAGCGTATTGAAATCGGTAAGCTCTATTATTCGCCGGATTAA
- a CDS encoding DMT family transporter, producing MKQQPLLGFLFSLIAILMWGMLPLAIKQVLKSLDSQTIVWFRFLVATLGVFAILAFAKKLPNLTAFFRQYRWLWLVGVIGLSCNFFLFNLALNYIPAATSQVISPLSSFVMIALGVVLFKETIGIHQKIGFVLVVIGLVMFFNNRFVDLMAMNSYAYGVLLGICASLIWIGYSLSQKIMLANFSSQQILLMIYFGCTLVFTPFAHMGELANLDLAAWGWLGFCGINTVIAYGCYAEALNRWEVSKVSLMMTQIPILTIMLTALSHAISPELFEAPDLNGLSYVGAITVVSGAMLSAVGHKLFYRNQLRKKING from the coding sequence ATGAAACAACAACCCTTACTTGGCTTCTTATTTTCTTTGATAGCCATTCTTATGTGGGGAATGCTACCGCTTGCGATTAAACAAGTTCTAAAATCGCTGGATTCTCAAACGATTGTTTGGTTTAGATTTTTAGTTGCAACGCTAGGTGTTTTCGCTATTCTCGCTTTTGCAAAAAAATTACCGAATTTAACCGCTTTCTTTCGCCAATATCGCTGGTTATGGTTGGTTGGCGTTATCGGATTATCTTGCAACTTCTTCCTGTTTAATCTTGCCTTAAATTATATTCCGGCTGCAACCAGCCAAGTTATTAGCCCGCTTTCTTCATTCGTGATGATTGCACTTGGTGTAGTACTGTTTAAAGAAACGATTGGTATTCATCAAAAGATTGGCTTTGTGTTAGTAGTAATTGGTTTAGTCATGTTTTTTAATAACCGTTTTGTTGATTTAATGGCGATGAACAGCTATGCGTACGGCGTATTACTCGGTATTTGTGCCAGTTTGATCTGGATTGGTTATAGCTTGTCGCAAAAAATCATGTTGGCCAATTTTAGCTCACAACAAATTCTATTGATGATTTATTTCGGTTGTACCTTAGTCTTCACCCCTTTTGCTCATATGGGGGAATTAGCTAACTTAGATCTAGCCGCTTGGGGTTGGTTAGGCTTTTGTGGCATTAATACTGTGATTGCTTACGGTTGTTATGCAGAAGCTTTAAATCGCTGGGAAGTGTCTAAAGTGAGTTTAATGATGACCCAAATTCCGATCCTTACCATTATGCTTACCGCATTAAGCCATGCGATTTCACCCGAATTGTTTGAGGCGCCGGATCTTAACGGGTTAAGTTATGTTGGCGCGATTACGGTAGTTTCCGGTGCGATGCTTTCCGCTGTCGGACATAAATTATTTTATCGTAATCAATTACGTAAAAAGATAAATGGATAA
- the fabD gene encoding ACP S-malonyltransferase — translation MSNFAMVFPGQGSQAVGMLADLATAFPIVEETFKQASDVLGYDLWDLVQNGTAEDLGQTQRTQPALLASSVAIYRVWQQKYPELKPSVMAGHSLGEYSALVCAGVLNFQDAIKLVELRGNAMQQAVPAGTGAMYAIIGLDNEAIINACEQAQAEVGEIVSAVNFNSPGQVVIAGTKAAAEKAGELCKAAGAKRALPLAVSVPSHCALMKPAADKLAEALQNITLNAPVVPVINNVDVSVETDAEAIRNALVRQLYNPVRWTETVEKMANEGVATLYEIGPGKVLTGLAGRIVKELNAKAVNDVASLEAVAQ, via the coding sequence ATGTCAAATTTTGCAATGGTGTTCCCAGGACAGGGCTCACAAGCGGTCGGAATGTTAGCGGATCTTGCAACTGCATTTCCAATTGTAGAAGAAACCTTCAAACAAGCTTCTGATGTTTTAGGTTACGATCTTTGGGATTTAGTCCAAAACGGTACCGCAGAAGATTTAGGTCAAACACAACGTACACAACCGGCGCTTTTAGCATCATCGGTTGCGATCTATCGTGTGTGGCAACAAAAATACCCTGAATTAAAACCGTCTGTAATGGCAGGTCATAGCTTAGGCGAATACTCAGCATTAGTTTGTGCAGGCGTATTAAATTTCCAAGACGCAATCAAATTAGTGGAATTACGCGGTAATGCAATGCAACAAGCTGTACCGGCGGGTACAGGTGCAATGTATGCGATTATCGGCTTAGATAACGAAGCGATTATTAATGCTTGTGAACAAGCTCAAGCGGAAGTCGGCGAAATCGTTTCAGCAGTAAACTTCAACAGCCCGGGACAAGTGGTTATTGCCGGTACAAAAGCGGCTGCAGAAAAAGCGGGTGAATTATGTAAAGCGGCAGGTGCAAAACGTGCATTACCATTAGCGGTAAGCGTACCTTCTCACTGTGCATTAATGAAACCGGCTGCGGATAAATTAGCCGAAGCATTACAAAATATCACGTTAAACGCACCGGTTGTACCAGTTATTAATAATGTTGATGTTAGTGTAGAGACAGATGCTGAAGCAATTCGTAACGCACTCGTTCGCCAGCTTTACAACCCGGTTCGTTGGACTGAGACGGTAGAAAAAATGGCAAACGAAGGTGTTGCAACTCTTTATGAAATCGGCCCGGGTAAAGTATTAACCGGTTTAGCAGGTCGTATCGTGAAAGAGTTAAATGCCAAAGCAGTCAATGACGTGGCTTCATTAGAAGCTGTCGCACAGTAA
- a CDS encoding patatin-like phospholipase family protein encodes MKIGLVLEGGAMRGMFTAGVLDVFLDENVHIDGAVTVSAGALFGINYPAKQRGRVLRYNLKYLNDKRYMGLHSLLTTGNIVNRDFAFYELPFTLDPFDQETFAQSQFDFWVTLTNVESGEAEYVKITDAFVQMEALRATSAMPMVSKMVEIDGKKYLDGGIADSIPLQKCIELGYDKIIVILTRPLDYRKKPSSTALFKWFYRKYPKLTECWQNRYAEYNQAVERVIKLQEQQKIFVIRPSQTLAISRLEKDPNKIKAMYELGVHDAKQLISALKDFLSEK; translated from the coding sequence ATGAAAATAGGATTAGTTTTGGAAGGCGGTGCTATGCGCGGTATGTTTACCGCCGGCGTCTTGGACGTATTTTTAGACGAGAACGTTCATATTGACGGAGCGGTTACCGTCTCGGCGGGGGCGTTATTCGGCATTAATTATCCCGCTAAACAAAGAGGACGAGTATTACGTTACAACCTTAAGTATCTCAATGATAAACGTTATATGGGATTACACAGTTTATTAACGACCGGTAATATCGTGAACCGTGATTTTGCCTTTTATGAATTACCGTTTACGCTTGATCCGTTTGATCAAGAAACTTTTGCACAGTCGCAATTTGATTTTTGGGTAACGCTAACTAATGTTGAAAGCGGAGAAGCGGAATATGTAAAAATTACTGATGCTTTCGTTCAAATGGAAGCGTTGAGAGCGACATCGGCAATGCCGATGGTGTCAAAAATGGTGGAAATCGACGGCAAAAAATATCTCGATGGCGGAATAGCGGACAGTATCCCGTTACAGAAATGTATCGAATTAGGTTATGACAAAATTATTGTGATCTTGACTCGCCCGTTAGATTATCGCAAAAAGCCGAGTTCAACCGCTTTATTTAAATGGTTTTATCGTAAATATCCGAAACTCACCGAATGCTGGCAAAATCGTTATGCCGAATATAATCAGGCGGTTGAGCGGGTAATTAAATTGCAAGAACAACAAAAGATTTTTGTTATTCGTCCGTCACAAACTTTAGCGATTAGTCGTTTGGAAAAAGATCCGAATAAAATTAAAGCAATGTATGAATTAGGCGTACATGATGCAAAACAATTAATATCAGCGTTAAAAGATTTTTTATCCGAGAAATAA
- a CDS encoding NADPH-dependent FMN reductase, with product MTKQISVLVGSGSKTSISQLVANHLKNIAPASIQLNFVNIADLPLYDRDLDENSPAEYTRFRAEIAQADGFLFVTPEHNGGMSAMMKNAIDVGSRPMGQSLWLGKPAGIVSVAAGMSGGVRAADQLRVVASGGFINMPVAPFAANVGGVFNGVLNEQGEIVSESVVGMLQGFINSYADFIAKF from the coding sequence ATGACAAAACAAATCTCAGTATTAGTGGGCAGCGGCAGTAAAACATCAATCAGCCAATTAGTCGCTAATCATTTAAAAAATATCGCACCGGCAAGTATTCAGTTAAATTTCGTTAATATTGCGGATCTTCCGTTATATGATCGTGATTTGGATGAAAATAGCCCGGCGGAATATACTCGTTTCCGAGCAGAGATTGCACAAGCGGACGGCTTTTTATTTGTTACGCCGGAACACAACGGCGGAATGTCTGCGATGATGAAAAATGCGATTGATGTCGGTTCACGTCCAATGGGACAAAGTTTATGGCTTGGTAAACCGGCAGGTATCGTATCGGTCGCGGCGGGTATGTCCGGCGGCGTACGTGCGGCGGATCAATTACGTGTAGTCGCTTCCGGCGGTTTTATCAATATGCCGGTTGCGCCTTTCGCAGCGAATGTCGGTGGTGTATTTAACGGCGTATTAAATGAACAAGGCGAAATCGTTTCTGAATCCGTGGTAGGTATGCTACAAGGATTTATTAACAGTTACGCTGATTTTATCGCTAAATTCTAA
- a CDS encoding DoxX family protein, producing the protein MNSNLAKFTPYALALLRIVAAYMFLLHGTAKFFEFPVSMTGGNGSVPLMSMYGIGGILEIGGGILLLLGLFTRPVAFLLSGMMAYAYFFMHATAENIALPLVNQGELALLYSVVFFLLVFVGAGAFALDNKRENANK; encoded by the coding sequence ATGAACTCAAACTTAGCAAAATTTACTCCGTACGCATTAGCATTGTTACGTATCGTAGCGGCTTATATGTTTTTATTACACGGCACGGCGAAATTCTTTGAATTTCCGGTATCAATGACCGGCGGTAACGGTTCCGTACCGTTAATGTCAATGTACGGTATCGGCGGTATCTTAGAAATCGGCGGCGGTATTTTATTACTTTTAGGCTTATTTACCCGTCCAGTCGCATTTTTACTTTCAGGTATGATGGCATATGCGTATTTCTTTATGCACGCTACGGCTGAAAATATCGCTCTGCCTTTAGTAAATCAAGGTGAGTTGGCACTATTATACTCTGTAGTATTCTTCTTATTAGTCTTTGTCGGTGCAGGTGCTTTCGCATTAGATAATAAACGTGAAAATGCTAACAAATAA
- a CDS encoding DMT family transporter → MTRRPLLGFSLALLATATWGSLPMMAQQVLKYVDAQTLVWSRFVVAAIVLIFVLFLTGRLPKLAKLSLKDWGWVCLGVIGLSTNFVLFADALNYISPTTDQVLWQLAPFTMILCGILFFKEQLKFFQKVGFVLLVIGLIAFFNDHFDEILQFDSYALGILLGSGASTIWVVYGIAQKLLLRKLSSQQVLMIIYIGCGFLLAPLSTPNQLAQLSGFPLICFIYCCCNTLIGYGAYGEALNHWDTSKVSVVTTMIPVFTMIFAFIGHYFFPNTFDNPDMNLISYIGAFVVVIGAMLAAVGDKLLVKK, encoded by the coding sequence ATGACACGCAGACCTTTACTCGGATTTTCGCTTGCATTGTTGGCAACGGCAACATGGGGATCGTTACCAATGATGGCACAGCAAGTATTAAAATATGTTGATGCACAAACATTAGTATGGAGTCGCTTTGTAGTGGCTGCAATTGTGCTGATATTCGTCTTATTTCTTACTGGTCGTTTACCTAAATTAGCGAAACTGAGTTTAAAAGATTGGGGATGGGTATGTTTGGGCGTTATCGGTTTATCCACTAATTTTGTGTTATTTGCGGATGCACTTAATTATATTTCGCCGACTACCGACCAAGTTTTATGGCAACTAGCACCTTTTACAATGATTTTATGTGGAATTTTGTTTTTTAAAGAGCAGTTAAAATTTTTCCAAAAAGTCGGTTTTGTACTGTTAGTTATCGGCTTGATTGCATTCTTTAATGATCATTTTGATGAAATCTTACAATTTGATAGCTATGCTTTAGGGATTTTGCTCGGCTCGGGTGCAAGTACAATTTGGGTTGTATATGGTATCGCACAGAAATTATTACTCAGAAAGCTAAGCTCACAACAAGTCTTAATGATTATTTATATCGGTTGTGGTTTCCTACTTGCACCACTTTCAACACCGAATCAATTAGCACAACTAAGCGGTTTTCCGTTAATTTGTTTTATTTATTGTTGTTGTAATACGTTAATTGGTTATGGAGCTTATGGTGAGGCATTAAATCATTGGGATACTTCTAAAGTGAGTGTCGTGACTACGATGATCCCGGTTTTTACCATGATTTTTGCTTTTATCGGGCATTATTTCTTCCCAAATACATTTGATAATCCGGATATGAATCTGATTAGTTATATCGGTGCGTTTGTTGTGGTTATCGGTGCGATGTTAGCTGCGGTTGGGGATAAATTATTGGTAAAAAAGTAG
- the rpmA gene encoding 50S ribosomal protein L27 — MATKKAGGSTRNGRDSEAKRLGVKRFGGESVLAGSIIVRQRGTKFHAGSNVGMGKDHTLFATADGKVKFEVKGEKNRKYVSIVAE, encoded by the coding sequence ATGGCAACTAAAAAAGCTGGTGGTTCAACTCGTAACGGTCGTGATTCTGAAGCTAAACGCCTTGGTGTTAAACGTTTTGGTGGCGAATCTGTATTAGCAGGTAGCATCATCGTTCGTCAGCGCGGTACTAAATTCCACGCTGGTAGCAACGTTGGTATGGGTAAAGACCACACTTTATTCGCAACTGCTGACGGTAAAGTTAAATTTGAAGTGAAAGGCGAGAAAAATCGCAAATACGTAAGCATCGTTGCCGAGTAA
- a CDS encoding NAD(P)-dependent alcohol dehydrogenase: MTFQVKSFAALDPKTPLVKHIIERRDIRQDDVEIDILYCGVCHSDLHMAKNDWGFSTYPIVPGHEIVGRVSKVGKDVTKFKVGDLVGVGCMVDSCQHCEPCRHGLEQYCENGRIDTYGAVDPKDGMTTFGGYSEKIVVTEKFVLSVPETLDTKAVAPLLCAGITTWSPLRHWNVGKGTEVAVVGLGGLGHMALKLANALGADVTLFSRSAGKEADAFRLGAHKVVISTDEAQMAQVANTFDVIIDTVPYQHDLKPYINTLTLNGTIVLVGLVGDLEPSISTVPLIMGRRSVAGSLIGGIKETQEMLDFCGEHGITSDVEMIDIQNINQAYERMLKSDVKYRFVIDMQSLKQG; encoded by the coding sequence ATGACCTTTCAAGTAAAAAGTTTTGCGGCATTAGACCCGAAAACACCTTTAGTAAAACACATTATTGAGCGTCGTGATATTCGCCAAGACGATGTAGAAATTGATATTCTATATTGCGGGGTTTGTCATTCCGATTTACATATGGCGAAAAATGACTGGGGATTCTCGACTTATCCGATTGTTCCGGGGCATGAAATTGTCGGTCGAGTGAGTAAAGTCGGCAAAGACGTAACCAAATTTAAAGTCGGAGATTTGGTCGGTGTCGGCTGTATGGTGGACTCTTGCCAACATTGCGAACCTTGTCGTCACGGTTTAGAACAATATTGTGAAAACGGTCGTATTGACACTTATGGCGCAGTTGATCCGAAAGACGGAATGACTACGTTCGGCGGTTATAGCGAGAAAATCGTGGTTACCGAGAAATTCGTATTAAGCGTACCGGAAACATTGGATACTAAAGCGGTTGCACCGTTACTGTGTGCGGGTATCACAACCTGGTCACCATTACGTCATTGGAATGTGGGTAAAGGAACTGAAGTTGCCGTTGTCGGTTTAGGCGGTTTAGGTCATATGGCATTGAAATTAGCTAATGCGTTAGGGGCGGATGTGACTTTATTCAGTCGTAGTGCCGGTAAAGAAGCGGATGCGTTTCGTCTAGGTGCGCATAAAGTGGTTATCTCTACCGATGAGGCGCAAATGGCTCAGGTTGCCAATACTTTTGATGTGATTATCGACACAGTTCCTTATCAACACGATTTAAAACCGTATATTAATACGCTGACATTAAACGGTACTATCGTACTTGTCGGTTTAGTCGGTGATTTAGAGCCTAGCATTAGTACCGTTCCGCTGATTATGGGACGTCGTTCCGTTGCGGGTTCGTTAATCGGCGGTATTAAAGAAACACAAGAAATGTTAGATTTCTGTGGCGAACACGGCATTACTTCCGATGTGGAAATGATTGATATTCAAAATATTAACCAGGCTTATGAGCGTATGTTGAAATCAGATGTGAAGTATCGTTTTGTGATCGATATGCAATCACTAAAACAGGGTTAA